CGCGGAGCGCCGCCTCGGCCAGGCCGCCGCCGAGCGCGGCGAGCAGCTCGGCGCTGAAGTTCGTCTGGATCCCGATGGTCCCGGGGTTGCCCCGATACGCGACCGGGGTGCCGTCGTTGAAGAATCCGACGTAGAGGCTGCTGGCGGCGAGCTGGCTCACGACTCGGACGCCGTTGACGCCGATCAGGTCGAGGACCAGGCCTCCCACCGGGGTCACGCCCGAGGGGAGCGTGCCGCCGCTCGTGGGCGACGTCAGGGTCGACGAAGTCGGCTGCACGACGATCGCCACGCTCGCGACGTTCGACACCCCGCCGTATCCGTCGTCGATGGTGTACTGGAAGCCGTCCGTGCCCAGGTAGCCCGGATCGGGCGTGTAGACCAACGCGCCGACGAGGTTGTTGAAGGCGATCGTCCCGTGGCTCGGCGGCGTCACGACCGAGATGCTGGACGGATTGAGGAAGTCGCCGTTGGGGTCGAAATCGTTGGCAAGGAGGCCGTTGACCGCGATCCCGAGCCCGGCGTCCGCCAGCAGGCTGTCGTCCGCGGCGACCGGCGCCTCGTTGAGCTGGACCTGCAGGCTCACCGTCGCCACGTTGGAGACGACCCCTTCGTTGTCGTTCACCGTGTAGGTGAAGCTGTCGGGGCCCGTATAGCCGGCGTCCGGAGCATAGTAGACCTCGCCGAAACTCCCGAGCGTCACCGTTCCATGCGTCGGCGGCGTCACCACGGCGTAGGAGGACGTGTCGATGAAACCGTCGGGGTCGTAGTCGTTGAAGTAGAGGTAGAGCGTATTCGGCCGGCCCTCGATCGCGGTGTATACGTCATCGTTCGCGACCGGCGCCTGGTTGGGGGCGACCGTCAGGTATGCCGTGGCGACGTTCGAGACCTCGCCGAGATCGTTCTGCACCGTGTACTGGAAGCTGTCCGATCCGACGAAGCCCGGGTCCGGGGTGTAGAGCTGGTAGCTGTAGGAATCGAACGCGCCGAGGATCGTGTCCGGCGCGCCCGCTCCGACCGTATTGTCGATCCAGGCGATGTAGGGCGTGAACTGCGGGACGCTCGGGATCGGGTACGAATCGACGGCGCCGGGGTTGAGCGTCCCGCTGAAGCTGTAGTCGTAGATCGACGGATCGAAGTTCGAGAAGTCGCTCACGCCGAGGCGTACGTAGAGGGTGTAATCCCCGAACTCCGAATGGGAGCCTCCGAAGGACGTATCGAAGCCGCCGGACACCTTCAGCTCGATCCCCGCGTCGCCCTGGGAGAATGCGCCCAGCCCCGAGGCGGTCCCGCTGCCGACGGGGCTGCCGTCGAAATCGTACGTGTAGAGGAAGCTGGAACTCTGGGTCGACAGCGAGCCTTCGCTCGGCCCCGAGACGATCTGGATCGACGAGCGATCGATGGGCCTCGCGAAATCGTAATCGTTCGCCAGGACGTCCACGACCTCGGGCTGATCCACGCGGATGTTGAAGAAGTCGTCGGAGGCGACCGGCGACAGGCAGATGCGTTCCTCCAGGAACTCGAGGCGGAACGCCCTGGCCCGGGAACGTCGTCCGGGGGCGGGTCGATCAAAGCCGGGCCGACCGGATGGACTTCCCCCGGTTCGGTGTCGGAGGCGACGGGGAGTGGATCCGAACATGCTCAGACTCCTGGCTGGTGGATGCAGTGCGTCGGCGTCCCGAATGCAACGTAATACTAAGGAATGCATTCGGAAAACAGTTGTTTTGTTCTGCCAAGAGCAATACCATGGGAACATGATGAAAACAAGTCAAGGGTGCAGCTAATCTATTTAATTATTTTAATTCAAAGTCCGCAGATTGTTTGAATCATTTAACCAGCATTGGGCGTTCGCAGCCCGATCGAACGGCCGTCGCGGAACCGGCTCGAGGTCCGCCGGCAAGGAAGTTCGCGACTCGCATCCTCGCGGGAAGGACGGGCCGCGGGAGAGGAGACGGAGCCAGTGCGGCTCGTGGGCCGAAATCGATCGCGACGTCCATCTTCGCGACGCGCGGGCGCCAGGATCTTCGCCTGCGCGGATCTGCTACAATCGAGACGGCCGGCGTCTTGAGCCGGCCGCTTCCACGCCTAGATCCTGATTCAATGCGAAAGGATGGCGGGGGCCGTGTGGACCCTGACGATCCCCCGAAGCTGGGGGCCGGACGCATGATCCGATCGCTCCGCATCGCCGTCGCAGACGACGAGCGCGACATGCGCGACTACTTCCAGGCGATCCTGCCGCGCCTGGGCCACGTCGTCGTGGCCGCGGCGAGCGACGGCGCGGAGCTGATCGCGGCCTGCCGCGCCGCCACGCCCGACCTGATCATCACCGACGTCAAGATGCCCGTGATGGACGGGATCGAGGCGGCGCGGCGGATCTACGAGGCGACCCCGATCCCCGTCATCCTCGTCTCGGCGCACCACGACGCCGAGGTCCTGGAGCGGGCCGAGCAGGAGCACGTCCTCGCCTTCCTGGTCAAGCCGATCAAGCAGGCCGACCTCGAGCCGGCGATCACCGTCGCCATGAGCCGTTTCGAGCAGTTCCAGGCCCTGCACAAGGAGACCGCCGACCTCCGCCAGGCGCTGGAAGATCGAAAACTCATCGAGAGGGCCAAGGGCCTCCTCATGAAGCGCACGGGCCTCGGCGAGCACGACGCGTTCCGGAGGCTCCAGCGGCTGGCCAGCGACCACAATCGCAAGCTGGTCGAGGTCGCGCTGATGATCCTGACGGCCGACGAGGCCTTCCGCATCGACGCCTGAGACGGACGGATCGGCTCAGACGCGATCCGAGTCGCGTGCCCGCGATCGAAGGTCGAGCGGGGCCATGCGACGGGGACCGTGGTAGATCGACTTCGCGGGGGCCGAGGCCGGCGCGGCGACGGCCCGCCGCTTGCGCCACCATCGCGGCAGGGCCCGCCGGAGGTGGACGACCGAGGCCGTGACGAACAGGACGCCGATCGGGAGGTCGAACGCCGATTGTTCGACGACCCCCCTGGATGGGCCGTCGCCGTTCGGGTCGACGGCCTCGGCCAGGGCGATCACCCGGCCGTCGAGCCGATCGCCGGCGGCGATCGCCGCGACCGGCCCGGCGAGGGGCTCGGGCCCGTCGACCAGCCATCGCAGCCCGCTCCTCACGGCCTCGACCACGCGGTCGGCGCGCCGGAGCGCCGCGTCGTCGGCGTCTCCCTCGGAGGCGGCGACCTTGACGGCGTCGTCGCGATTGCTCGGCTCGGCAGCGTCCTCGACGAACCCGGCGGGTCCTCTGGAAGCGCCGTCGTCGGCCTGCACGTTCGAACTCAGCACGAGACTCGACGCCAGCCCA
The DNA window shown above is from Paludisphaera mucosa and carries:
- a CDS encoding Ig-like domain-containing protein; this encodes MFGSTPRRLRHRTGGSPSGRPGFDRPAPGRRSRARAFRLEFLEERICLSPVASDDFFNIRVDQPEVVDVLANDYDFARPIDRSSIQIVSGPSEGSLSTQSSSFLYTYDFDGSPVGSGTASGLGAFSQGDAGIELKVSGGFDTSFGGSHSEFGDYTLYVRLGVSDFSNFDPSIYDYSFSGTLNPGAVDSYPIPSVPQFTPYIAWIDNTVGAGAPDTILGAFDSYSYQLYTPDPGFVGSDSFQYTVQNDLGEVSNVATAYLTVAPNQAPVANDDVYTAIEGRPNTLYLYFNDYDPDGFIDTSSYAVVTPPTHGTVTLGSFGEVYYAPDAGYTGPDSFTYTVNDNEGVVSNVATVSLQVQLNEAPVAADDSLLADAGLGIAVNGLLANDFDPNGDFLNPSSISVVTPPSHGTIAFNNLVGALVYTPDPGYLGTDGFQYTIDDGYGGVSNVASVAIVVQPTSSTLTSPTSGGTLPSGVTPVGGLVLDLIGVNGVRVVSQLAASSLYVGFFNDGTPVAYRGNPGTIGIQTNFSAELLAALGGGLAEAALRVTLYDGDTGVGDFDDQGQNFLLVNGVQIGDFSDVPTVSTTGDGEILISRNPGGGFRDNTVDTGFFYTNDPTLLEQLYATLGGGSVTYQVQDVDPYDNFFDFTQGVDGGLIDVGTLPNSRPIARDDAATTPLNTPIVINPLANDIDVDGTVIAASVVIALAPSHGTASVDPTTGAVTYTPNADFSGSDTFRYTVRDDDGAISNEATVTVNVLPLPSVADVKVLYGGRSYSLLTNTQVLPWTTINAISFSFNSPANLSIGSLSLTGINVANYPIAAFAYDPSTMTATWTLDRTIGPDRLVLSILGDEVLRFNVLPGDFDQDGVVTIMDSRAILLAAAGNVFADLDGDGDVDLDDVNASRRRFRSTLPPIV
- a CDS encoding ANTAR domain-containing response regulator: MIRSLRIAVADDERDMRDYFQAILPRLGHVVVAAASDGAELIAACRAATPDLIITDVKMPVMDGIEAARRIYEATPIPVILVSAHHDAEVLERAEQEHVLAFLVKPIKQADLEPAITVAMSRFEQFQALHKETADLRQALEDRKLIERAKGLLMKRTGLGEHDAFRRLQRLASDHNRKLVEVALMILTADEAFRIDA